DNA sequence from the Ruminococcus albus 7 = DSM 20455 genome:
ATCAGGTAACTGTTGATTCAGCAAACGCTACCAAGAAGTACGGCGTTGCAGTAAAGTGCGCTACCATAACACCTAATGCTGCAAGAATGACAGAGTATAATCTGAAAGAGATGTGGAAGTCCCCTAACGGCACTATCCGTGCTATGCTGGACGGCACTGTTTTCAGAACACCTATACTCGTTAAGGGAATAACACCCTATATCCCCACATGGACAAAGCCTATCACTATCGCACGTCATGCTTACGGCGATGTTTACAAGAATGTTGAGATGAAGTGCCCCGCAGGTGCCAAGGCTGAACTGGTATGCACCGATAAGGACGGCAACGAGACCCGTGAGACTATCTACAACTTTGAGTGCGACGGCGTTATACAGGGTATGCACAACAAGTCTACCTCTATAGCATCATTTGCAAAGAGCGTTTTCAACTTCGCACTGGATACCAAGCAGGACGTTTGGTTCGCAACAAAGGATACCATATCCAAGAAATATGACCACACATTCAAGGATATCTTCAACGAGATATTCGAGAACGAGTACAAGGCTAAGTTTGAAGCTGCAGGCATCGAGTATTTCTACACACTGATAGACGATGCTGTTGCAAGAGTTGTACGTTCAAACGGCGGCTACATCTGGGCTTGCAAGAACTACGACGGTGACGTTATGTCCGACATGGTAGCTACAGCTTACGGTTCACTGGCTATGATGACTTCCGTACTGGTATCGCCCGATGGCGTATACGAGTTCGAGGCTGCACACGGCACAGTTCAGAGACACTACTACAAGCACCTGAAGGGCGAGGAGACTTCTACAAACTCTGTTGCTACACTGTTTGCATGGACAGGTGCGCTTCGCAAGAGAGGCGAGCTGGACGAGCTGCCCGAGCTGGTAAACTTTGCTGATTGTCTTGAAAAGGCAACTATCAAGACCATTGAAGACGGCATAATGACAGGTGATCTGTACCTGCTCTCCAAGCTGGAGAACAAGCAGAAGGTCAACACAGAGGACTTCCTGAAGGCTGTTGACGAAAGACTGAAGGCTATGCTCGGCTGATCATAAAAATTCAAAGCGGAGAGCTTTTGCTCTCCGCTTTTTTTGCGACCATAAATCGCGCCTTATCCATTAACAAACAGCTGCCGCGGCGGATATAACGGGCTTTTCACGGGAGATACATTCCACCCGCCACCGATGCGGCGGTGAGCCGTTTTAATATCTTATGCTTTTTACACATGATATGACACATAAAAAGAGCCGCCGTTAAATCGGCGGCTCTCTGACGATCCAAAATTAAGCCATTGGACTTTGATCCTTTCGTAAAATAAATATATATAAGTAAATCTGAAACCTTCACCCGCACTGCAAGTAAACTCAAAACAAACGCGCAGGTACAAATATCATATTTCCATTGGAACTGATTTCCTTTCGGTAAGAGAAAATTTTTGTCGGGAAAAAACTTAACTTCTCATCGGATTTACTACCTTTCAATATATTTTATACGTCGTGCTCCGCATACGCGAAAATTCAAATCAAGCCATTGGTCTAAACCCTTTCGTAAAATTTTAACGCACACGCGTCATAATATCGGGATATTCCGTTATGCTCCGGAACTAAGCTGTATTTATCTTCGGGATCACTCCTGACTATAAATTATCAACCGTTAACTCCCATTCATCAGGATCAACGTGCTGCGGACTTACTTGCCCGCCAAAGGTCGGATCATTTGTCAACTATGCCATTGGAACCTTTTCCTTTCGGTAGATTAACGCTTTCGCGCTCTTGTCGGGACGCTCCCTTTAGCTCGGAAGCTAAGCTGCTACACCCTTCGGAATCACTCCTATCTCTCAGATATTCAGCAGTCTTGTGCGCATTTTCATAATGCACCACTCCCTATTATAAGATATGCGGCATTTCCTGCCGTACATTATTGACGTCAGTCAAACCAATTTATGCCATTGGTATCTTTCCTTTCGGTAGATTTGCGCTTTCGCGCTCTTGTCGGGACGCTCCCTTTAGCTCGGAAGCTAAGCTGCTACACCCTTCGGAATCACTCCTATCTCTCAGATATTCAGCAGTCTTGTGCGCATTTTCATAATGCACCACTCCCTATTATAAGATATGCGGCATTTCCTGCCGTACATTATTGACGTCAGTCAAACCAATTTATGCCATTGGTATCTTTCCTTTCGGTAGATTTACGCTTTCGCGTTCTTGTCGGGATGTTCCTCTAGCTCAGGAACTAAGCTGCGTTGTACTTGGGACTCACTCCTCACTCTCAAATTCTCAGCAGTTTTACGTGCATTACCATAATGCAACACTCCCTAACCTAATATTGTTTTCGGCTTCATGCCGAAATCTGATCAATATAAAATCATGCCATCGGACTAACACCTTTCGGTAGATTTGCGCTCTCGCGCTTTCATCGGAATGCTTCCTTCCGCTCGGAAGCTAAGCTGCGTAGAACTTCGGACTCACTCCCCTCTTTTATAATTATTATCAAACTCCCCCGTCAACAACGGAGATATTCAATTTTAAGTTCTGAGTATCCGCCTTGTATAAACGAATTAGTATAGCCATCCGCAGACCCGTTTACTTCTTGCTTTGATAACCTCATCATTCGGAACTGTCAGCCCATACGTCTGAGTCCGTTCCCGGTCTTTCAAGATCTCCACGAGCCCTGAATACTCAAAAGGCTCTCGCTTACATCCATCGGACTCGCTCCCTTCCGGATATACTAAGATCTGACGGAGTCTGCACCGCTTTTTTAGATGGACCCTCGTCCTGCACTGACTGCGGCACCTTTACTCATTTCCGTAAAGATCTCATTTTAAGGAACTATCAGCTTTATTACCAAGACCCGGCGATAACAACGTGCCTTTCGGCTCATCTCCGCCATCGCCTTATTGATTTTTATCTGCTTTCCTTTTCCTTGAATATACTATACCACATTTTTTGGTGTTTGTCAATAGTTTTTTTCAACATTTCTATATTTTTTATATTTAACTTACAAAGAAAAGTGTTACAGATGCTTCAGAAAAAACTGCTTGACTTATTTGGTAATTTGTAGTATAATGTAAATGTTGCGGCGGTCAGACGGCGGTCAGATAACGCCGCATTTGTTTTTAAGGAGGTCATTAGTATGGATGAGCAGATGAATGAATACACCCCCGATCTTTATGAACTGATGGACGAGGAAGGCAACAAGCAGACCTTTGAACTGCTGGACTGCATGGACTTCGAGGGCGAGAGATATTATGCGCTTACTCCTTTCTATGAGGAAGATAATGCCGACAAGATACTTGATGAAGCTTCGCTGCTTGTTATACTGAAGGCAGAGTACGACAATGAAACAGGCGAAGAGATCCTTGCTTCTATCGAGGATGAGGAACTGTTCGACCGTGTAGGTGAAGCTTTTGAACAGCGTCTGGAAGAGATGTTCGATTTTGAAGATGACGAAGAAGATGGAGAATAATTCATACCATATCTTCAAATAATTTATATCGTACAATTTTTTACACACTATTTTGTTTAATTTACCGTTTGAAATCTGCACGATTATATGGTATAATGTAGACACAATAAGGGAAGCGGAAAGCTTCCTGTGAACAAGGTTTTTAGATTGCTACCTTGTTCGACCAAGCATAGCTTTTTAAATCCAACACTTATTAAAAGGGATTCGCACTCTTTCCGAAGATTGAAGACCTCCCGCCCGAACCGCTTATGCCGTTCGGTCTACGGACGAAGGGATCATGAGACTGAAAGGTCGTTTTACCCACCCTGCACATTGATGCGGGTTTACATTCTATGCGACGGCAAGGCGGCAATTTATCTTAAAAACAGAGCTGACAGATCCTATCTGTCAGCTTTTCTTTTTATATTTCATTTTCTGCGCAGTATATACAAACATTCAAAGGAGGCAGATGTCATGCAGAAGTTGATAGATAACAGCACAGAGGCGCTTGACAGATATTTTTCGGAGATCGGAGCAAAGCGTATAATGCTGGTAGGCGGCAGGTCTATGGACAGACTTGATATCGGCAGGTATTTCAATGAGCTCACCGCACGCACAGGTATAGAGGTAGTGCGGTTTTCTGATTTCAAGCCAAATCCCGATTACAGTTCCGCGCTCGCAGGGACAGCACTTTACAAAGAAAAGGGCTGTGATATGATAGTTGCCGTCGGCGGAGGTTCAGCTATGGATACCGCAAAATGCATAAAGATGTATGCTACTATGGATGACACTGAGGACTACATCACTCAGAAGATAATTCCCAACGATATCGAATTTTTTGCCGTTCCCACTACAGCCGGCACAGGCAGCGAAGCTACACGATATGCCATAATTTACCACAACGGCAGCAAGGTATCCGTAACGGACAGCAGCTGCATACCGACCGCAGTGCTGTTTGACCCTTCCGTACTGAAGACTCTTCCCGACTATCATAAGAAAGCCACTATGATGGATGCTTTGTGTCACGCAGTAGAAAGCTACTGGTCTGTTCATTCGACCGATGAAAGCAAAACATACGCTGCCGAAGCCATAAAGCTCATATTCTCGGCCATGGGCGGATATCTCGCAAATACCGACTCCGGCAACGAAGATATGCTGAGAGCATCAAACTTAGCAGGCAAGGCGATAAACATCACAGCAACAACAGCAGGCCATGCCATGTGCTACAAGCTCACCACAAAGTACGGACTTGCTCACGGTCACGCAGCTGCGCTTTGCGTAAAGGCGCTGTTCCCATTCATGGTCAAAAACACCTCTCTTTGCAA
Encoded proteins:
- a CDS encoding phosphonoacetaldehyde reductase, whose amino-acid sequence is MQKLIDNSTEALDRYFSEIGAKRIMLVGGRSMDRLDIGRYFNELTARTGIEVVRFSDFKPNPDYSSALAGTALYKEKGCDMIVAVGGGSAMDTAKCIKMYATMDDTEDYITQKIIPNDIEFFAVPTTAGTGSEATRYAIIYHNGSKVSVTDSSCIPTAVLFDPSVLKTLPDYHKKATMMDALCHAVESYWSVHSTDESKTYAAEAIKLIFSAMGGYLANTDSGNEDMLRASNLAGKAINITATTAGHAMCYKLTTKYGLAHGHAAALCVKALFPFMVKNTSLCKDMRGEKYFKNMLDELAGIMGCSSALSAAECFGTLTDSLGLGAPSADKDDIELLVSSVNAERLKNHPVTLDSSTISYLYKNIVS
- a CDS encoding DUF1292 domain-containing protein, with translation MDEQMNEYTPDLYELMDEEGNKQTFELLDCMDFEGERYYALTPFYEEDNADKILDEASLLVILKAEYDNETGEEILASIEDEELFDRVGEAFEQRLEEMFDFEDDEEDGE
- a CDS encoding NADP-dependent isocitrate dehydrogenase, which encodes MAKIQMKTPLVEMDGDEMTRIIWQEIKDILITPYVDLKSDYYDLGLVHRNETNDQVTVDSANATKKYGVAVKCATITPNAARMTEYNLKEMWKSPNGTIRAMLDGTVFRTPILVKGITPYIPTWTKPITIARHAYGDVYKNVEMKCPAGAKAELVCTDKDGNETRETIYNFECDGVIQGMHNKSTSIASFAKSVFNFALDTKQDVWFATKDTISKKYDHTFKDIFNEIFENEYKAKFEAAGIEYFYTLIDDAVARVVRSNGGYIWACKNYDGDVMSDMVATAYGSLAMMTSVLVSPDGVYEFEAAHGTVQRHYYKHLKGEETSTNSVATLFAWTGALRKRGELDELPELVNFADCLEKATIKTIEDGIMTGDLYLLSKLENKQKVNTEDFLKAVDERLKAMLG